GTACATAGATAcacttgttatttatttaattttgtaatctgcaaggcttgttttgttttaatttaaggtttaaactgtttctctaatttgttttaatttaaggtttaaattgtttttctaaggTATTTATTTGAGTTgttcgtgttttctttttttttgtcttgcccCGCCTCGACTAGCTTTTCAGCTATTTGCGGGGCAAACTATCCCAACCTGTAtgtaaagataaataaataaaagttgtaAGTTGTAAGTTGTAAGTAAGaatcttttgctttgttttttgtatttttcttatgcttttaaattacactaaattaattgataaatttaaacaaaaaagaaaaatctctttttgaaaaccaagcccactcagatactaacaataagcaactaagatactaacaataagcaacaaaaatttaccccaaacagtcaagaagacaacgcaatttacagcactgcactgacaaaaatgaattcaaaaaagccaaaaaatttaggcacaaacagacaactaacaaacaaaatgtaaatgcagaacaaaatttaaaacacagacaataaaaaaaaatccaataaaattttgcggcaagcagtcgaagagggcagaaaatgtaaacgcagaccctgtaggagtctcaccaaaccatgaaaatcgaaacgcaaatgattcaaaacagtatcttcacctctaaaaggattgatgagcaaaatggctcactacatcaacacaaatcaacttttgttgtaatcgactattatcaaggatttaaacctccttttttgaggctgattttgcgagaatttaaaggaaaaaaacgcGGTCGATTAGGGTAGACTACACTactccggagttcaaaatggggccaacgccactcacccgaagcggatttcaataaaatttacgacaaacccgcgtacaaaacaaaaaaaatgctgttacagacacacaatatatacaataaagcgtacacacctactacaaattactaaatagccagtcaataaaagccagtatttgtcctttctttgttctacatcaatggcttcttcacgctaaattaaccaagccaagctaagctttgacctgttgctatggacgtcacactggtagtgatgagttgaccgtgggcgaatagatagagacgctccctccctcctggttgaACACTATGTCATGCAATgtttaatgaccaaacaagctaGTCAACGCATGAAAGGAAAAGAACGCAAATAGAAACAAGCGCTATTGTTTTCAATACGCTGcttcaacatttttcaacaattaaaatcgAGCATCCTCCGTACTAACAAAATTTAATACGaagtctgtttgctgtttcaggCCACTGCAAACGctttccctaatttatcacctattttcttttccaacGACACACTTCCGATTAATCGGGTTGAAACGAACCGACGAAAAAGACAGTTTCTGTCTGCTTCCATTAGTCTTTGATCAACTCTGCAAGAGACGTTTCCTAATCCTCTGCAAAGACATCATTCTAATCATgcgtttgctttttttttttttgtctctcgcAATCGGACACAATCGCGGACGGATCGGGTCCATCCGCCAACTTTTTCTGTCCTCTGGAAAGACATTACTCTGTTAAtccgtttgttttctaagtctcttgCCATCGGACTACCGGCTTGTCGgctcggtgttcgcaaagacggatcgtgtccatccgtgtccgatccactcgatccgccgactttttgTACCCTCTGAAAAGACATAACTCTAGTAATGCGCTTATTTTCCAACTCTCTcaccatcggacttccggcttaGTCGGGTCTGtgctcgcaaagacggatcgtgtccatctgagtccgatcgactcgatccgccgacctttcctaccctctgcaaagtcTAGGCTACGCCAAGCtagcatatgcaaattagtcagaAGGTTTTGTAGAACCACATAGGTTACTATAGCATTTTTTGTTATTCAGTGATATGGAAATGTTTGACTCTTCATACTGTACATAATTTAACAAAAACATTTAAACGCCGTTAAATTGGCATTGGTAATGAACCTACAGTGTGTTGGTGGCCGTTGGAAAGGTTTCGTTCAGTAGCTGACTTGTATAATTCAGACCTTTTCCGTGGCAAGCAACGACGTTGCCCAACCAAAACCACCGCGAGACATAACAGGAACACAAACTCCTGCAGACGTCACAATCTATAAGCAAAACATACCTCTGTCAAAAGAGAATAAGATAAACCAAACATGTCTTGATATTTATTATCAGTCATTTTCATGATCTTAACTCAAAGAGCTTAAGTTTCGATGGACTTTTTCAGTGAGAGCTCTTGAGACGACACATTCCGATTCAGCCAGACTGATTTTGCTGAATTCCGTAAAGTATGATTGAAGTCTTGAGTTGAACAAAGGTAAAAGGGAATTAAAGaacgggtttttttttttattaaagacCTAAAGCTAAGTCATCATGTTGCAGCATCGCATCGAAAGAATTAATTCAAGCCTCTATTCATCTTTCTTGATGTATTTATATGTCTCGATTAATAAATATAGGACACTGAACcaagtaaagaaaaacaaaaaacgctGTTTACTTACTCAAAAAACTGCACATGTATAGAATTATCACCCCACGAAGCCAAAACCTGCTCATCCTTTTAACTTGAAATAGCATCAATTAATATTCCACTCCCCGATCTCTTTGTCCTGAAGTGAACACTAGGAGTCCAGAAAGAGATCAGAATACACAGTTTGTTGAAATATATTATAAGAGATCAGAATACACAGACAATGTTATTTTCTGGAAAATGTATTTATATAACCATTTTGTACGGTATTTGCTTAATGCAAACACAGTTGTAcaaaaatggggttgacaggcctgcacgactTCCACCACGTTTATTAGCCTTGTTTACAGCTTTGCTCTAACGAGTATATCTTTCAGTGAACGCCCCCTTGTATAGGATATTATAGGAGGTTccttaaaaatttcttttaacagtgGTTGTTGTTCTATTAAATACCAGTTTTTCATGaggatttgttttaaatttggcACTGATGGttggtattgtgttacaaaaggcaagattcgtttgttttctttcggCTTTTGTGTGAGAGCTGCatttctgttttcaaatttgacctcAGAGAGGGTTTCATGAATTAGCCTCTCTGGGTAACCCCTTGCAATGAGGTTTCTTTTGAATTTAGTGATGTTCTCTTCGAAATTAAATCTCGAAGAATTTGTGCGGAGAAGTCTAAGTGCTTCCCCTTTGATAAAGCCTTTTTTCACACCCGGTGGGTGACATGATGTGAAATCTGTGTACTGAAATGTCTCAGTGGGTTTGAAATGTGTTTTCACATCAAGAATAGATACTGTATTGAATCTTACGCCTTTGTAAACGTTGGTGTCTAAGAAAgttatttcttgttctgaaatttcagccgtaaattttataGTTGGATGGTGGTTATTACATTGTTCAATGAACTGGTGTATGGGTTCCCTGTTGATGTTCCAGAGACAAAACACATCATCTATGAAACGCTTGAAAGCGATAGGTTTGTACCTAGTTTTGCTGAGGATTTCTGTTTCAATCTTTGCCATGAAGATGTTGGCAAAAGCGACAGCCATTTTAGTGCCCATGGCCGTTCCGCGTGTTTGAAGGTAGTGGCCTTCCATGAACTGGAATGAGTTTTTTTCTAAGATAAGTCTCAGCGCTCGATTAATTAGCCGCTTAGGCACAGGAGGTTCGTTGTTATAAAAAATGTCGTATGCTCTGCATACAGTTTCGATACCCTCCTCTTGTGGTATGTTTGTGTAAAGgctagtaacgtccattgaaACAAGTATTGCGTTTTTAGggacttttattttttctaaaaaattaataaagtccGTTGTGTCTTTGAGGTATGATTGTTGTTTCTGTGTTATTGGCTGAAGTAGTTTATCAATGAATACAGATAGTTTTTCTGTTGGGCCATCACACCCTGATATTATAGGCCTTCCGACTGGCGTCGGTTTGTGTATTTTGGTGAGGGTGTAAAAAATTGGTATTCGAGGCGGAGTCGGTGTTTGACAAAGCCATTTTTTAGTCATCTCATCAATGTGGTTGTAATCGTGGAGTTCATTAATTAGTTGAAGAACCCTGTTGTGAGTTTCTTGTACCATGGGTTCAGTGAGCGGTCTATAGTGTTCCAGGTTATCCAATTGGATTTGTGCTTCAGTTATTTTATCTTGTTTATTCATAAGGACTGTAACGGTTcctttgtctgcttttctaATGTTAATTGTTTCGTCGCTTTTAAGCAATTTGAGTGCTTCACGCTCAACCGTTGGTAGGTTATTTCTAGGCTTTGTAAATTGGATCTCTGCGAGTTGGAGTTTGACCTCTTCTAAAAAGCTTCCCAGAGCAACTGATTGTTGTATGGGTGGAACCCATGTAGATCTAACGTGAAATGGGTGTGGGTCTTTGTCATCACCCTGAAAGATGTATTTTAAGCGCATTCTTCTTGCGAATTGATTGAAATCTTGCAAGAGTTGACGTCGTATTTCTTTTTGGTTTGTGGGTGGGGTGGGAATGAATCTGAGACCCTTACCCAGTAGGTTGATTTGCTCTGTGGTCATGATATGATTTGAGaggttttttatatgttttttgt
The Acropora muricata isolate sample 2 chromosome 3, ASM3666990v1, whole genome shotgun sequence genome window above contains:
- the LOC136910798 gene encoding uncharacterized protein, producing MAVAFANIFMAKIETEILSKTRYKPIAFKRFIDDVFCLWNINREPIHQFIEQCNNHHPTIKFTAEISEQEITFLDTNVYKGVRFNTVSILDVKTHFKPTETFQYTDFTSCHPPGVKKGFIKGEALRLLRTNSSRFNFEENITKFKRNLIARGYPERLIHETLSEVKFENRNAALTQKPKENKRILPFVTQYQPSVPNLKQILMKNWYLIEQQPLLKEIFKEPPIISYTRGRSLKDILVRAKL